Proteins co-encoded in one Agrobacterium cucumeris genomic window:
- a CDS encoding branched-chain amino acid ABC transporter permease: MLQLILDFFWAFSALALISLSLGLIMGELKIVNIAQGDMVMVGAYCMYAMRDMPFLAALGSTVVIGLCLGFILERFVLRWVYHQGFIATLLATWGIGLVLQQLVSVAFSISQKGVDMPVTTSVEVLGVTYPLYRLLAGAGMLTIVGLVILLVYKTNIGLRIRASIDNVEMASVFGIAPQHVFTLVFAIASAMALLAGALVAPTLSITPTMGLSFIAPAFFSVLIAREGSILGPIIGASIVQLLLIILRWQFQVTIADGILFALLVIIVTVWPRGIAWKFKKRGTSHGTQQT, translated from the coding sequence TTGCTGCAGTTGATACTGGATTTTTTTTGGGCATTCTCGGCGCTGGCGCTCATCTCCCTAAGCCTCGGGCTGATTATGGGGGAGCTCAAAATTGTCAACATCGCCCAAGGGGACATGGTAATGGTCGGCGCGTATTGCATGTACGCGATGCGCGACATGCCGTTCTTGGCGGCGCTCGGGTCGACCGTCGTCATTGGCCTCTGCCTGGGCTTTATCCTTGAACGCTTTGTGCTGCGTTGGGTCTATCACCAAGGCTTCATCGCAACGTTGCTTGCGACGTGGGGGATCGGGCTGGTCCTGCAGCAACTTGTTTCAGTCGCCTTCTCCATATCCCAGAAGGGCGTCGACATGCCGGTCACGACGTCGGTCGAGGTTCTAGGTGTCACCTATCCGCTCTATCGTTTGCTTGCCGGCGCGGGGATGCTGACGATAGTCGGTCTTGTCATTCTTCTGGTCTATAAGACAAATATCGGACTGCGGATTCGCGCCTCCATCGACAATGTGGAAATGGCGTCGGTTTTCGGGATAGCGCCGCAACATGTTTTCACGCTCGTCTTCGCGATCGCGTCGGCCATGGCGCTGCTTGCGGGTGCTCTGGTTGCTCCAACGCTTTCGATCACCCCCACAATGGGATTGAGCTTCATCGCTCCGGCATTCTTTAGCGTCTTGATCGCACGGGAGGGGTCCATCCTCGGCCCAATCATCGGAGCCTCCATTGTTCAATTGCTGCTCATCATTCTGAGATGGCAATTCCAGGTGACGATCGCAGACGGAATCCTTTTTGCGCTGCTTGTGATCATCGTGACCGTCTGGCCGCGCGGAATAGCATGGAAATTCAAAAAAAGGGGAACATCACATGGAACTCAGCAAACTTGA
- a CDS encoding ABC transporter substrate-binding protein — protein sequence MELSKLDMMGSRTLSRRGLLKGAFGAAVTAGIGGAWTGPSLASGFTADRSFKIGFIAPLTGPISPEGEAMRRGLELGLAKINALGGLGGKPVEMVTQDNQSQPSMASMLAKKFIQQEKVDLIVGTVTYDETTAVRGIASIYGTPFVQLEAGNYAAAGNKADSCGGSMIPLGETVPQMVDPIIPFMTSRFGKKWAFVGSDYQFPRDYTDYAKVKLVAAGGMVVAEEFAPLGTADWSSVVSKLKAAAPDVVLSSVVGGDAIAFIKAADSLGLLAKTKITGISLQPEFYPALGSAVDGQFTVARYTPEINNERNAEFIREYKKAHGDGPIPSVASAAFDCWNFIRAAVQRAGSFDADKVLSAFDDLEVQSILSEDALKAAPASRAVDYPMYVCEILPGGTWKIAESAGVLPSGLTC from the coding sequence ATGGAACTCAGCAAACTTGATATGATGGGCTCGAGAACTCTCTCTCGGCGTGGACTGTTGAAGGGAGCTTTCGGCGCCGCTGTGACGGCGGGCATTGGAGGAGCATGGACGGGACCGTCCCTCGCCAGCGGGTTCACGGCAGACCGCTCTTTCAAGATTGGCTTTATCGCCCCGCTCACTGGTCCGATTTCTCCCGAAGGTGAGGCGATGCGGCGTGGACTGGAACTCGGGCTGGCCAAGATCAATGCTTTGGGCGGTTTGGGCGGGAAGCCGGTCGAGATGGTCACCCAAGATAACCAGTCCCAGCCGTCCATGGCCAGCATGCTCGCCAAGAAGTTCATTCAGCAAGAAAAGGTAGATCTGATTGTTGGCACGGTAACCTACGATGAGACTACCGCGGTCCGAGGGATCGCCTCGATTTATGGCACACCCTTCGTTCAGTTAGAGGCGGGTAACTATGCAGCTGCCGGCAACAAGGCAGACAGCTGCGGCGGAAGCATGATTCCGCTTGGCGAAACCGTGCCGCAGATGGTCGATCCAATCATCCCGTTTATGACTAGTCGCTTCGGTAAGAAGTGGGCCTTCGTGGGCAGCGACTATCAGTTCCCGCGGGACTATACGGATTATGCCAAGGTGAAGCTCGTCGCAGCCGGTGGCATGGTCGTGGCAGAAGAATTTGCTCCATTGGGTACCGCAGACTGGTCGAGCGTCGTATCGAAGCTCAAGGCGGCCGCGCCCGACGTCGTGCTCTCCAGCGTTGTCGGCGGCGATGCGATCGCCTTCATCAAGGCTGCAGATAGCCTAGGCCTTCTAGCCAAGACAAAGATTACTGGAATTTCACTGCAGCCCGAATTTTATCCGGCACTGGGCAGTGCCGTTGATGGCCAGTTCACGGTGGCGAGATATACACCCGAAATCAACAACGAACGTAATGCCGAGTTCATCCGGGAGTATAAGAAGGCCCACGGCGATGGGCCAATACCGTCGGTCGCGTCAGCAGCGTTCGACTGCTGGAACTTTATCAGAGCGGCAGTTCAACGCGCCGGATCATTTGATGCAGATAAGGTTCTTAGCGCATTTGACGACCTCGAGGTGCAGTCGATCCTCAGCGAGGATGCGCTCAAGGCTGCCCCAGCATCTCGGGCGGTCGACTACCCCATGTATGTCTGCGAAATCCTCCCGGGGGGAACTTGGAAGATCGCTGAGAGTGCGGGCGTGCTGCCTTCAGGGCTGACCTGCTGA
- a CDS encoding branched-chain amino acid ABC transporter ATP-binding protein/permease translates to MSNGGYAAVLGASMLALVPFLMGPFQVELVALALLYGLFAFGLDIAWGRAGIVSIGQAIFFGCGAYGVGLAAKFGIWTGWGFVGAISVSCVIAAAVGGAGLRRASSPSTMAVLTLALALLAEKAAITWVGVTGGSNGLFVAPPSDTNMYYWSTLGVIASVVLLTKSCILDRRLGNRLTAIRLNEQRAEHLGIEIHSTRVIAFVTGAAIAALAGAMAAPLITTITPDRVGILLSTQALVWVALGGRGTLVGPFAGALLAVYGQDALAGSVGDYYLLILGVLFVLSVLFMPRGIVGLFEKGEHVAPVKPQDMGKPGLAKDTGTAGISLETRDLVVSLGGSTIINKLDLSIRASEIVCVIGPNGAGKSTMLNAVSGLLPSSGGSILLKDRNVTETSSSTRVRLGLSRTFQVPSLFPELTVGDHMILARQEGGASEVQPERYRRLEKTRWDVPVGKLSLGERRMLEIAMALARRPDVLLLDEPAAGLARNESELVVDDLKELRQKTGCAIVCVEHDMELVRKLADRVICLHQGRILKEGTMDQVAADPEVRRSYLGQR, encoded by the coding sequence ATGTCCAACGGGGGCTATGCTGCCGTGCTTGGGGCTTCGATGCTTGCCTTGGTCCCTTTTCTAATGGGCCCATTTCAGGTCGAGCTCGTGGCCTTGGCGTTGTTGTACGGTCTTTTTGCTTTCGGACTTGACATCGCATGGGGGCGAGCAGGCATCGTATCCATCGGTCAAGCGATCTTCTTCGGTTGCGGCGCCTATGGTGTCGGGTTGGCAGCCAAGTTTGGCATCTGGACTGGTTGGGGCTTTGTCGGCGCGATTTCGGTGTCCTGCGTCATTGCAGCCGCCGTGGGAGGAGCCGGGTTGCGGCGCGCTTCCAGCCCCTCGACAATGGCCGTGCTGACGCTGGCATTGGCTTTGCTCGCCGAGAAGGCAGCCATAACCTGGGTTGGCGTGACAGGTGGTAGCAACGGTCTGTTCGTCGCCCCACCCAGTGACACAAATATGTATTATTGGAGTACGCTTGGGGTCATCGCGTCGGTGGTTCTCCTCACCAAGTCATGCATCCTCGACCGCAGGCTTGGCAACCGCCTTACCGCGATCAGGCTTAACGAGCAGCGCGCCGAACATCTGGGTATCGAGATTCATTCGACTCGCGTTATCGCCTTCGTGACCGGCGCCGCCATTGCGGCGCTTGCAGGAGCGATGGCAGCCCCTCTCATCACCACCATCACTCCCGACAGAGTCGGCATCCTGTTGTCGACGCAGGCACTCGTTTGGGTGGCACTGGGCGGCAGGGGAACCTTGGTTGGACCCTTCGCTGGCGCTCTTCTTGCGGTCTACGGCCAGGACGCCCTGGCGGGTTCCGTTGGGGACTATTATCTCCTCATCCTCGGCGTCCTTTTCGTGCTCAGCGTCCTGTTCATGCCACGCGGGATCGTCGGCTTGTTTGAAAAAGGCGAGCATGTCGCTCCGGTCAAGCCACAAGACATGGGCAAGCCCGGGTTAGCTAAGGACACGGGTACAGCCGGTATTAGCCTTGAGACGCGCGATCTTGTTGTCTCTCTGGGTGGATCGACCATCATCAACAAACTCGACCTTTCTATCCGGGCTTCCGAGATCGTTTGCGTTATCGGTCCGAACGGCGCAGGCAAGAGTACCATGCTCAATGCTGTCTCCGGGCTCCTGCCATCGAGCGGCGGTTCGATCCTGTTGAAGGACAGGAACGTGACTGAAACGTCGTCGAGCACCAGAGTTCGACTCGGGCTGTCACGCACATTTCAGGTGCCAAGCTTGTTTCCGGAACTCACCGTAGGTGACCACATGATCCTTGCGCGGCAAGAGGGAGGCGCGAGCGAGGTGCAGCCGGAGCGTTACCGGAGACTGGAGAAAACCCGTTGGGACGTGCCGGTGGGAAAGCTGTCCCTTGGCGAACGCCGTATGCTCGAAATCGCCATGGCTTTGGCAAGACGACCAGATGTGCTTCTGCTTGATGAGCCGGCGGCCGGGCTCGCTCGCAATGAATCCGAACTGGTCGTCGACGACCTGAAAGAGCTACGACAAAAAACCGGCTGCGCGATTGTTTGCGTCGAACACGACATGGAACTGGTGCGGAAGCTTGCAGACAGGGTCATCTGTCTGCACCAGGGCCGGATATTGAAAGAGGGCACAATGGACCAGGTTGCCGCAGATCCTGAAGTTCGGCGCTCCTATCTCGGACAGAGGTGA
- a CDS encoding ABC transporter ATP-binding protein, which translates to MLLDIKGLSGGYKDIEIVSEVSFTLREGETLALLGRNGTGKTTLLRTIMGLADRSRGTISIDGVPLPPRSPASLARAGVTFIPDTRGVFPRLTVGENLRLARMNAYRPCMLDVFSYFPDLVRRSDQLAGTLSGGLQQQVAISRALMTGARLIIIDELTQGLQPSIVELLVEVLVSVSAQQGIALLLVDQNPKLAMSICRRVMVLDHGRLAISGNSSELLADNRLTDLLVV; encoded by the coding sequence ATGTTGCTCGATATCAAGGGTCTCTCAGGAGGCTATAAGGACATAGAGATTGTCAGTGAGGTGTCGTTCACGTTGCGCGAAGGCGAAACTCTTGCGCTGCTCGGGCGCAACGGAACAGGCAAAACGACACTCCTCAGGACGATTATGGGTCTCGCCGACCGAAGCCGCGGAACTATCTCAATTGACGGCGTTCCTTTGCCACCACGGTCGCCCGCAAGCTTGGCCAGGGCCGGAGTCACGTTCATCCCAGACACCCGCGGCGTCTTTCCACGCTTGACTGTCGGCGAGAACCTTCGCTTGGCCAGGATGAACGCATATCGGCCCTGCATGCTAGACGTCTTCTCCTACTTTCCTGACCTGGTGCGGCGGTCCGATCAGCTCGCTGGGACACTTTCTGGCGGCCTCCAGCAGCAGGTTGCGATTTCCCGCGCATTGATGACGGGTGCCCGGCTGATCATTATCGACGAACTCACGCAGGGACTGCAGCCATCAATTGTCGAGCTGCTTGTCGAGGTGCTTGTCTCGGTCTCGGCCCAGCAGGGCATAGCCCTTCTTCTCGTCGATCAAAATCCGAAACTGGCCATGAGCATCTGCAGGCGGGTCATGGTTTTGGATCATGGTCGTCTGGCGATCTCGGGCAACTCCTCAGAGCTTTTGGCAGATAACCGGCTGACGGACCTCCTCGTCGTCTGA
- a CDS encoding amidase has translation MNPIGAGTRSGVFQTATEMLSQMRSGAISAVELLDQHLDQVRAVNPEINAIVAIDEERARLEARLADEARGRGEDKGILQGLPMTIKDVFSVAGMPVTGGLPHLSGYMPESDSEVVTALRNAGAVIFGKSNVPEGAGDHQSYNPIYGTTNNPWNLSRTPGGSSGGAAAALAAGMTPLEIGSDVGGSIRCPAHFCGVYGHKSSYGVVPVQGHVPPGPNTLRKAEMLVAGPMARDPYDLDLLFDVISRPAERSRTASHWPLPEPRHQRLEDFRVGVWLDERTYPVDTAYADAIEGLIKDLERLGVNVRAARPDVDTDASANTYFNMLFGEFCASAPQKMYVDSKTAREAVGGNNGRYGEWIAAATVQDLRAWQGHLEHREQLRTIWGAFFRDCDVLICPVMSTVAFPHDHHGADHVAQLARTIDISGEKRPYLDNLKWPGLITVASLPSTVIPTRRFIGGLPAGVQVVGDFLDDRTTLRFAQLLHDRVGGYEMPAR, from the coding sequence GTGAATCCCATCGGTGCCGGAACAAGATCGGGTGTATTCCAAACAGCGACCGAGATGCTGAGCCAAATGCGCAGCGGAGCGATAAGCGCGGTCGAATTGCTCGACCAGCATCTCGATCAGGTGCGTGCCGTGAACCCCGAGATCAATGCCATCGTGGCCATCGACGAGGAAAGAGCTAGGCTCGAGGCGAGATTGGCAGACGAGGCGCGCGGACGTGGCGAGGACAAGGGCATCCTTCAAGGACTGCCTATGACAATAAAGGACGTATTCAGCGTCGCTGGTATGCCCGTAACCGGAGGTCTGCCGCATCTGTCTGGCTACATGCCAGAGAGTGACTCGGAGGTCGTCACCGCTCTTCGCAACGCTGGCGCTGTCATATTCGGTAAGTCGAACGTGCCGGAAGGCGCGGGTGATCATCAGTCCTACAATCCGATCTATGGCACCACCAACAATCCTTGGAATCTTTCCAGAACGCCCGGTGGATCGTCAGGCGGGGCCGCAGCCGCGCTTGCTGCGGGCATGACGCCTCTTGAGATCGGCAGCGACGTCGGCGGCTCGATACGATGCCCAGCGCATTTCTGCGGCGTCTACGGTCACAAATCCAGTTACGGCGTGGTGCCCGTGCAAGGCCACGTGCCGCCTGGCCCAAATACTCTGCGCAAAGCCGAAATGCTGGTCGCAGGACCGATGGCACGCGATCCCTACGATCTGGACCTTCTGTTCGACGTCATCTCGCGACCGGCGGAACGTTCGCGAACTGCCAGCCATTGGCCCCTTCCGGAACCCCGACACCAGCGGCTCGAAGATTTCCGTGTCGGGGTTTGGCTCGACGAAAGAACCTATCCGGTTGATACCGCATATGCGGACGCGATTGAGGGATTGATAAAGGATCTTGAACGGCTGGGTGTGAACGTCCGGGCCGCGCGGCCCGATGTTGATACCGACGCGTCCGCGAACACCTACTTCAACATGCTGTTTGGCGAGTTCTGCGCAAGTGCGCCACAGAAAATGTATGTTGACAGCAAGACCGCGCGCGAGGCGGTCGGCGGCAACAACGGTCGCTATGGCGAATGGATTGCCGCCGCAACGGTGCAGGATCTAAGGGCTTGGCAAGGTCATCTTGAGCATCGAGAGCAATTGAGAACGATCTGGGGTGCCTTTTTCCGCGACTGCGATGTTCTGATCTGCCCTGTCATGTCGACCGTTGCCTTTCCGCATGACCATCACGGAGCAGACCATGTTGCACAGCTCGCGCGTACAATCGATATCAGCGGCGAAAAGCGACCCTATCTTGACAATCTCAAGTGGCCGGGCTTGATCACCGTGGCAAGCCTTCCATCCACCGTCATTCCTACACGACGCTTTATCGGCGGCTTGCCTGCTGGCGTCCAAGTTGTCGGCGATTTCCTTGACGATCGCACGACTCTGCGCTTTGCTCAGTTGTTGCACGACCGGGTTGGGGGCTACGAGATGCCGGCGAGATGA
- a CDS encoding aldehyde dehydrogenase → MDIQQIIGGKLVGAISGRTFDRIDPFTGNVATRSPASGLDDVKAAVAAAQAAFPAWSKSGPGERRALLNRAADALAAKVGDFTELLTAETGGTGAWAGFNTMLAASILREAAAMTTQIQGEIIPSDKPGTLSMAIRQPAGVCLGIAPWNAPIILGVRALAVALACGNTVILKASESCPGVHVTIGKAFLEAGFPAGVVNVITNAPEDAAAVVEALILAPEVKRVNFTGSTKVGRIIGELCGRNLKPALLELGGKAPMIVLDDADIDAAVNGAIFGAFANMGQICMSTERLIVHEKVADEFVSKLAARATKLPAGDPRGHVVLGSLVSPVAAEKMDAFISDATGKGAKVAAGGKRTGSVVEATVLDNVKPGMRAYDEESFGPVKPVIRVRDEDEAVRIANDTEYGLSASVYSRDVQRAMAVAARIESGICHINGPTVHDEAQMPFGGVKGSGYGRFGGKAAIAEFTDLRWITIEDPHQHYPF, encoded by the coding sequence ATGGATATTCAACAGATCATCGGCGGCAAATTGGTCGGGGCCATTTCGGGCAGGACGTTCGACCGTATCGATCCCTTCACCGGCAATGTGGCGACCCGCTCGCCCGCATCGGGCCTGGACGACGTCAAGGCCGCGGTCGCGGCTGCGCAGGCCGCTTTCCCGGCGTGGTCGAAGTCAGGCCCGGGCGAGCGCCGTGCGCTGCTCAACAGGGCGGCCGATGCGCTTGCCGCAAAGGTCGGCGATTTCACGGAGTTGCTGACAGCAGAAACAGGCGGCACCGGTGCATGGGCCGGCTTCAACACCATGCTGGCCGCCAGCATACTTCGTGAAGCCGCTGCTATGACGACTCAGATCCAGGGCGAGATTATCCCGTCCGACAAGCCCGGCACGCTCTCGATGGCGATCCGCCAGCCGGCCGGCGTTTGCCTCGGCATTGCACCCTGGAATGCGCCGATCATTCTCGGCGTGCGCGCACTCGCCGTGGCGCTTGCCTGCGGCAATACCGTAATTCTCAAAGCCTCGGAATCCTGCCCAGGCGTGCACGTCACCATCGGCAAGGCGTTCCTCGAAGCCGGCTTCCCCGCCGGCGTGGTCAATGTCATTACCAACGCACCGGAAGATGCCGCTGCTGTCGTCGAAGCCCTGATCTTGGCGCCGGAGGTCAAGCGCGTCAACTTCACGGGCTCGACGAAGGTCGGCCGCATCATCGGCGAACTCTGCGGCAGGAACCTCAAGCCCGCCCTTCTCGAGCTTGGCGGCAAGGCGCCGATGATCGTGCTCGACGACGCGGATATCGATGCCGCCGTCAATGGCGCGATCTTCGGCGCCTTCGCCAATATGGGCCAGATCTGCATGTCGACCGAGCGGCTGATCGTGCATGAAAAGGTTGCCGACGAATTCGTTTCCAAGCTCGCCGCCCGTGCCACCAAACTCCCGGCGGGCGATCCGCGTGGCCATGTCGTGCTTGGTTCGCTGGTCAGCCCGGTCGCTGCCGAGAAGATGGATGCCTTCATTTCAGACGCGACGGGCAAGGGTGCCAAAGTGGCTGCTGGCGGCAAGCGAACCGGCAGTGTGGTTGAGGCCACGGTGCTGGACAATGTGAAGCCGGGCATGCGTGCTTACGACGAAGAGAGCTTTGGCCCGGTCAAGCCCGTCATCCGTGTGCGCGATGAGGACGAGGCGGTCCGCATCGCCAACGACACCGAATATGGCCTCTCCGCCTCTGTCTACAGCCGCGACGTTCAGCGGGCGATGGCGGTGGCTGCGCGCATCGAAAGCGGCATCTGCCACATCAACGGCCCGACGGTGCATGATGAAGCTCAGATGCCCTTCGGCGGGGTCAAAGGTTCCGGCTATGGCCGCTTCGGTGGCAAGGCGGCGATTGCTGAATTCACCGATCTTCGCTGGATCACCATCGAAGACCCACATCAGCACTATCCATTTTGA
- a CDS encoding coniferyl-alcohol dehydrogenase, with product MLLGKTLVVTGVSSGIGARTAELAIAQGADVIGIDISDPPTTHGAFLKGDISNPDGIAEIVRQLPQRFDALLNVAGVSGTGGAAITLAINFYGLRHFSETLAPNIREGGAVVNVASIAGYGWRGNLDRAKRMVGVQGFPDIAKVMADNEVRDEIGYPLSKELLILWTQIAAHQPLFREHCIRVNAVSPGPVETPILKQFRDVLGDEKVDSDISRTGRAGTASDIAPVILFAASDAARWINGANLAADGGLEASINADVLGFK from the coding sequence ATGTTGCTTGGAAAAACCCTCGTCGTCACCGGCGTATCATCGGGCATAGGCGCCCGAACCGCCGAACTCGCCATCGCCCAGGGTGCCGATGTGATCGGTATCGACATCAGCGATCCGCCCACGACCCACGGCGCCTTCCTCAAGGGCGACATCTCCAACCCGGACGGCATCGCCGAAATCGTCCGGCAGTTGCCGCAGCGCTTCGATGCCTTGCTGAATGTCGCCGGCGTCTCTGGCACGGGCGGCGCGGCCATCACGCTCGCAATCAATTTCTACGGCCTCAGGCATTTCAGCGAGACGCTGGCGCCAAATATTCGCGAGGGCGGCGCTGTAGTCAATGTCGCCTCCATCGCCGGCTACGGCTGGCGCGGGAATCTCGACCGGGCGAAACGGATGGTGGGCGTCCAGGGCTTTCCTGACATCGCAAAGGTCATGGCCGATAATGAGGTGCGCGACGAGATCGGCTATCCTCTCTCCAAGGAACTGCTGATCCTCTGGACGCAGATTGCCGCGCATCAACCGCTGTTCAGGGAGCATTGCATCCGCGTCAATGCGGTGAGCCCCGGCCCGGTTGAGACGCCGATCCTTAAACAGTTCCGTGATGTCCTGGGCGACGAGAAGGTGGACTCAGACATCAGCCGCACCGGCCGCGCGGGCACCGCCTCCGATATCGCTCCCGTGATCCTCTTCGCCGCCTCCGATGCGGCGCGCTGGATCAATGGTGCCAATCTCGCCGCGGATGGCGGTCTCGAAGCGTCGATCAATGCCGACGTACTTGGATTTAAGTGA
- a CDS encoding branched-chain amino acid ABC transporter permease yields MSTVVTPSMVHRWTRASRTAAWLSAIVLLGFAVLPGVLGAGAVDRLTALFIYVIMAAMWNALAGYGGLVSVGQQVFFGLGAYFTVRLAESDIDPFMSMILASLVVAAVSYPLSLVMLRLKGGEFAIGMWVVSALTHLCVNLDSLIQGETGRSLISLNAYDAGARRDIIYWLALIAMAGLLIGLFTLLRSHIGAAIQAIRDNEDAAGSLGIDVVRTKRIIFVLAAFGTGVAGALWLASATSFQPKTYFSVQWTAYMIFMVLVGGIGRFEGAILGAVIFFVIETWFGALGVWYLIGLGLVALLFSLLLPRGLWGEIETRFGISLMPVGYRLEIPNQSIRE; encoded by the coding sequence ATGAGCACCGTCGTCACACCCTCGATGGTCCATCGCTGGACCCGCGCGTCGCGGACGGCCGCCTGGCTCTCTGCCATCGTGCTTCTCGGCTTCGCCGTGCTGCCGGGGGTGCTCGGCGCCGGCGCGGTTGATCGCCTCACGGCGCTCTTCATCTATGTCATCATGGCTGCGATGTGGAATGCGCTGGCGGGTTATGGAGGCCTGGTCTCGGTCGGCCAGCAGGTCTTCTTCGGCCTCGGCGCCTACTTCACCGTCCGCCTCGCCGAATCCGATATCGATCCGTTTATGTCGATGATCCTCGCCAGCCTCGTCGTTGCAGCCGTTTCCTATCCGCTGTCGCTGGTCATGCTACGGCTCAAGGGCGGTGAGTTCGCGATCGGTATGTGGGTCGTCTCGGCGCTCACCCATCTCTGCGTCAATCTCGACAGCCTGATCCAGGGCGAAACCGGCCGCTCGCTAATCTCGCTCAATGCCTATGATGCTGGCGCCCGGCGCGACATCATCTACTGGTTGGCCCTGATCGCGATGGCCGGCCTATTGATCGGCCTCTTCACGCTGCTGCGCAGCCATATCGGAGCTGCGATCCAGGCGATTCGCGACAATGAGGATGCGGCCGGCTCGCTCGGCATCGATGTGGTCAGGACCAAGCGCATCATCTTCGTTCTTGCCGCCTTCGGCACCGGCGTCGCCGGTGCGCTCTGGCTGGCGAGCGCCACGAGCTTCCAGCCCAAGACCTATTTCTCCGTCCAGTGGACGGCCTACATGATCTTCATGGTCCTGGTCGGCGGCATCGGACGCTTCGAGGGCGCGATCCTCGGCGCAGTGATCTTCTTCGTCATCGAGACCTGGTTCGGGGCGCTCGGCGTCTGGTACCTGATTGGCCTCGGCCTTGTCGCCCTTCTCTTCTCGCTGCTCCTGCCGCGTGGCCTCTGGGGCGAGATCGAAACACGTTTCGGGATTTCGCTGATGCCAGTTGGCTATCGTTTGGAGATCCCCAACCAATCCATCAGGGAGTAA
- a CDS encoding branched-chain amino acid ABC transporter permease — MTNQILQGILLGGYYALIACGLSFMFSVMRIINLAHGSLAVAAAYLIFLLTEHTHLPLWASFLISVAVMAVVGWLIQRLILDRCARGGQLLPILSTFGLSMVIDNTLFEQFGADTRSLANSIGDLSWDSWELPGGLYVGKLPVLIFVTAVALLAALQIMLTYTKLGRAIRATAEDPDTAGLVGIDARRVNAAAAAITLVTVTIAGMFLAMRATFEPYSGAPQLLFAFEAAVIGGAGSLWGTLAGGIILGIAQTFGASLHPLGFLIAGHAVFLIIVFTRLIFPDLLSLPARLLARRTAQGGTA, encoded by the coding sequence ATGACCAACCAGATTCTCCAGGGCATCCTGCTCGGCGGCTATTATGCGCTGATCGCCTGCGGCCTCTCCTTCATGTTCTCCGTCATGCGCATCATCAACCTCGCACACGGCAGCCTCGCCGTCGCTGCCGCCTATCTCATCTTCCTGCTGACGGAACACACCCACCTGCCGCTTTGGGCAAGTTTTCTGATCTCAGTCGCGGTCATGGCCGTCGTCGGTTGGCTGATCCAGCGCCTGATCCTTGATCGTTGCGCCCGCGGCGGCCAGCTTCTGCCGATCCTCTCCACCTTCGGCCTTTCCATGGTCATCGACAATACACTGTTTGAACAGTTCGGCGCCGATACCCGCTCCCTCGCCAACTCCATCGGCGACCTCTCCTGGGACAGTTGGGAGCTTCCCGGCGGGCTCTATGTCGGCAAACTGCCGGTGCTGATCTTCGTCACTGCGGTGGCACTGCTCGCGGCCCTGCAAATCATGCTGACCTACACCAAACTTGGCCGAGCCATCCGTGCCACGGCGGAGGATCCGGATACTGCAGGCCTCGTCGGCATCGACGCCCGTCGGGTGAATGCCGCAGCCGCCGCGATCACGCTGGTGACCGTCACCATCGCCGGCATGTTCCTTGCCATGCGCGCCACCTTCGAACCCTATTCCGGCGCGCCGCAGCTTCTCTTTGCCTTCGAGGCGGCCGTCATCGGCGGTGCGGGCTCGCTCTGGGGTACGCTGGCCGGTGGCATCATCCTCGGCATCGCCCAGACATTCGGCGCCTCGCTCCACCCGCTCGGCTTCCTGATCGCGGGCCATGCCGTGTTCCTGATCATCGTGTTCACGAGGCTGATCTTCCCGGATCTGCTGTCGCTGCCCGCGCGCCTCCTGGCGAGGCGGACCGCTCAAGGAGGTACCGCATGA